A genomic segment from Nocardiopsis sp. Huas11 encodes:
- the pdxA gene encoding 4-hydroxythreonine-4-phosphate dehydrogenase PdxA, whose product MTERPILALTVGDPVGIGPEITVRTLAEVAGTAPARGVVVADPAVLRRAVAVLGLDARVRAVDSWDLPAEEDGVIDCLDIGVLGETELAWGVVDAQAGRAAVRAIEVATEAAMAGHVAGIVTGPINKEAIWAAGSPHLGHTEMLGALTGATRQNTMFVVRGKKIFFATRHVSLRGALDRIDADQQVEAITEALTALRVFGHDEPTLAVAAINPHGGENGAFGDEEIRHLAPAVERMRATGADVVGPVPADSVFHRLLTDHYDGVLSQYHDQGHIAAKTFDFDGTISVTVGLPILRTSVDHGTAFDIAGKGMADHGTMRSAFLHGADFARFADRIRREYAV is encoded by the coding sequence ATGACCGAACGCCCGATCCTGGCCCTCACCGTCGGCGACCCCGTCGGCATCGGCCCCGAGATCACCGTGCGCACCCTGGCGGAGGTCGCCGGGACCGCCCCGGCCCGTGGGGTGGTAGTGGCCGACCCGGCGGTCCTGCGCCGGGCGGTGGCGGTCCTGGGCCTGGACGCGCGCGTGCGCGCCGTGGACTCCTGGGACCTGCCCGCGGAGGAGGACGGCGTCATCGACTGCCTGGACATCGGCGTGCTCGGTGAGACGGAGCTGGCCTGGGGGGTGGTCGACGCCCAGGCGGGCCGGGCGGCGGTCCGCGCGATCGAGGTCGCCACCGAGGCGGCGATGGCCGGTCACGTCGCCGGGATCGTCACCGGGCCGATCAACAAGGAGGCGATCTGGGCCGCCGGCAGCCCCCACCTGGGACACACCGAGATGCTGGGCGCGCTGACCGGGGCCACCCGCCAGAACACGATGTTCGTGGTGCGCGGCAAGAAGATCTTCTTCGCGACCAGGCACGTGTCACTGCGCGGGGCGCTGGACCGCATCGACGCCGACCAGCAGGTCGAGGCGATCACCGAGGCGCTGACGGCGCTGCGCGTGTTCGGCCACGACGAACCCACGCTCGCGGTCGCGGCGATCAACCCGCACGGGGGCGAGAACGGCGCCTTCGGCGACGAGGAGATCCGCCACCTGGCTCCGGCGGTGGAGCGGATGCGCGCCACCGGCGCCGACGTGGTCGGCCCCGTCCCGGCCGACTCCGTCTTCCACCGGCTGCTCACCGACCACTACGACGGTGTCCTGTCCCAGTACCACGACCAGGGCCACATCGCGGCCAAGACCTTCGACTTCGACGGCACGATCTCGGTGACCGTGGGCCTGCCCATCCTGCGGACCTCGGTCGACCACGGCACGGCCTTCGACATCGCGGGCAAGGGCATGGCCGACCACGGCACGATGCGCTCGGCCTTCCTGCACGGCGCCGACTTCGCCCGCTTCGCCGACCGCATCCGGCGCGAGTACGCGGTCTAG
- a CDS encoding trypco2 family protein: MPSPIGIAEAVEQLREEIDRAQKARAENGNDGTEFEIVEAEVELLVQINREGGGKAGVGIGVVTIGADGRYGDINAHKLRLKLKTSETVTLSRKR; encoded by the coding sequence GTGCCCTCTCCCATCGGCATCGCAGAAGCCGTGGAGCAGCTTCGTGAGGAGATCGACCGGGCCCAGAAGGCGAGGGCGGAGAACGGAAACGACGGAACGGAATTCGAGATCGTCGAGGCCGAGGTCGAGCTCCTCGTCCAGATCAACCGCGAGGGCGGCGGCAAAGCCGGGGTGGGGATCGGAGTGGTCACGATCGGCGCGGACGGCCGGTACGGCGATATCAACGCGCACAAGCTCAGGCTGAAGCTCAAGACCTCCGAGACGGTGACCCTGTCCCGTAAGCGCTGA
- a CDS encoding DNA-binding response regulator — translation MTRTTRILVADDEHLIRDAIAGLLDLEDGFEVVGRAASGDEALATALRVRPDVALLDLQLPGPDGIEVTRRLAGQLPDCRCVIVTSHGRPGYLKSALAAGARGFLPKTVSSRTFTEVVSNVAAGGRYVDPELAAEAISAGDSPLSPREADILALARDGAPVEEIARRVSLSRGTVRNHLAAAIAKLDVSNRHEAARVAAGHGWI, via the coding sequence ATGACGCGCACGACCCGCATCCTCGTCGCCGATGACGAACACCTCATCCGCGACGCCATCGCCGGTCTGCTCGACCTGGAGGACGGCTTCGAGGTCGTCGGCCGGGCGGCCTCCGGTGACGAGGCGCTGGCGACGGCCCTGCGGGTCCGTCCCGACGTGGCTCTGCTCGACCTGCAGCTGCCCGGCCCCGACGGGATCGAGGTGACCCGGCGGCTCGCCGGGCAGCTGCCCGACTGCCGCTGCGTCATCGTGACCTCGCACGGCCGGCCCGGCTACCTGAAGTCGGCACTGGCCGCCGGCGCGCGCGGCTTCCTGCCCAAGACCGTCTCCTCCCGCACGTTCACCGAGGTCGTGAGCAACGTCGCGGCCGGTGGACGCTACGTCGACCCCGAGCTCGCAGCCGAGGCGATCAGCGCGGGCGACTCCCCGCTCAGCCCGCGCGAGGCCGACATCCTCGCCCTGGCACGCGACGGCGCGCCCGTCGAGGAGATCGCCAGGCGCGTCTCCCTCTCCCGGGGGACCGTGCGCAATCACCTCGCGGCCGCCATCGCCAAGCTCGACGTCTCGAACCGGCACGAGGCCGCGCGCGTCGCCGCCGGGCACGGCTGGATCTGA
- a CDS encoding trypsin-like peptidase domain-containing protein, whose translation MAEIRAGEGDQESAGSGYLVTPHLVLTAWHVVQGMTDIRVHLGVPAQGEAVDAHVVWHHQDLDVVLLRLDGGGRRNPPRLRWFRAHWVRWMPASFVTYAFPRFAPAGKFLSGRLGSNAGGGVHFAVRLVYVPHEQRDWSGASGANLFVWGRLVGVVSNRKAREPAFLYAAPFESLMAHRDFARLLHDDMPAARLRRLWTWLITGGVLVTAAVLLAALIRPPLLSECPPPVELVVSTSADQRPALDTAMAEYVDERAGEAGQCAPVRVSVGVAGGAQDVRALLARGWEGEGQELEGYRDLTMGPRPHVWLPDSSADLALLEHETEGSAPPEIVDHGSTRVTPLVVAYPRAVGGVDACAPIGADPAGVSDCLGALGEEGLLLARPSPRTSTSALIHTQAAYTALAPDGGEEETRRVEAAVTSAGLDAEGGLALLCALRRDGSDADRTAVLTTEQAVQTYNSGAALGPGCPAIGGPVDAPLFAAGLEGVADLDHPFVELDWGRDDGVRREVTELREWMFERARSGSEDVPDGFEGYRATDGEHLGDEPLLPAHEPPDRFDPGVWAERLQRALLRQQDVRGRIDVLIALDRSDSMRGPGSDGTRLETARARAHGLLDLLGPQDSVGLWAFPEPGTGTDVTGQEHLLPLQPRATADRIDQARSYVDGLTADYEATPLTDAVRDGAAEFETCLDRPSGPGACVVVVFTDGVALPGPREGAAPADVADVLDGLGEHVLVHVVSVGTEGCGGDGVLGRLADAGARCHPPSSAESDQLLYTIVAEARRVAE comes from the coding sequence GTGGCGGAGATCCGCGCGGGGGAGGGGGACCAGGAGTCGGCCGGTTCCGGCTACCTGGTCACCCCGCACCTCGTCCTGACCGCGTGGCACGTGGTCCAGGGCATGACCGACATCCGCGTGCACCTGGGGGTACCCGCCCAGGGTGAAGCGGTCGACGCGCACGTCGTGTGGCACCACCAGGACCTCGACGTCGTCCTGCTGCGTCTGGACGGCGGCGGACGAAGGAACCCTCCGCGGCTCCGGTGGTTCAGGGCGCACTGGGTCAGGTGGATGCCGGCGTCCTTCGTCACCTACGCCTTTCCCCGTTTCGCCCCGGCCGGGAAGTTCCTCAGCGGCAGGTTGGGCTCCAACGCCGGAGGGGGCGTCCACTTCGCGGTCCGCCTCGTCTACGTCCCGCACGAGCAGCGGGACTGGAGCGGTGCCTCGGGGGCCAACCTCTTCGTGTGGGGCCGGCTGGTCGGCGTCGTGTCCAACAGGAAGGCGCGCGAACCCGCCTTCCTCTACGCGGCGCCCTTCGAGTCGCTGATGGCGCACAGGGACTTCGCGCGCCTGCTGCACGACGACATGCCCGCGGCGCGGCTGCGGCGGTTGTGGACGTGGCTGATCACCGGCGGGGTCCTCGTCACCGCCGCCGTCCTCCTGGCCGCCCTGATCCGGCCACCGCTGCTGAGTGAGTGCCCGCCGCCCGTCGAACTCGTGGTGTCGACCAGCGCAGACCAGCGCCCGGCGCTCGATACGGCGATGGCCGAGTACGTGGACGAGCGGGCCGGCGAGGCGGGGCAGTGCGCCCCGGTACGCGTCAGTGTCGGCGTGGCGGGCGGGGCGCAGGATGTCCGCGCCCTGCTCGCCCGGGGGTGGGAGGGCGAAGGCCAGGAGCTGGAGGGATACCGCGATCTGACGATGGGACCGCGCCCCCACGTCTGGCTGCCCGACTCCTCGGCGGACCTGGCCCTGCTGGAACACGAGACCGAGGGGAGCGCGCCTCCGGAGATCGTCGACCACGGGTCCACCCGTGTCACGCCGCTGGTCGTGGCCTACCCCAGGGCGGTGGGGGGAGTGGACGCCTGCGCCCCGATCGGCGCCGACCCCGCGGGCGTGTCCGACTGCCTGGGCGCCCTCGGGGAGGAGGGCCTGCTCCTGGCCCGCCCCTCGCCCCGCACGTCCACGTCGGCGCTGATCCACACCCAGGCCGCCTACACCGCCCTGGCCCCCGACGGGGGCGAGGAGGAGACCCGGCGGGTCGAGGCGGCGGTGACCTCCGCCGGACTGGACGCGGAGGGCGGCCTCGCCCTGCTGTGCGCTCTGCGCCGGGACGGTAGCGACGCGGACCGGACCGCGGTCCTGACCACGGAACAGGCCGTCCAGACCTACAACTCCGGTGCCGCGCTGGGACCCGGATGCCCCGCCATCGGCGGGCCCGTCGACGCACCGCTCTTCGCGGCCGGCCTGGAGGGCGTCGCCGACCTCGACCACCCCTTCGTCGAGCTCGACTGGGGTCGGGACGACGGTGTGCGCCGCGAGGTCACCGAGCTGCGCGAGTGGATGTTCGAGAGGGCCCGATCCGGGTCCGAGGACGTCCCCGACGGATTCGAGGGCTATCGGGCCACGGACGGCGAGCACCTGGGGGACGAACCGCTCCTGCCCGCGCACGAACCCCCCGACCGGTTCGACCCCGGCGTTTGGGCGGAACGGCTGCAGCGGGCGCTCCTGCGACAGCAGGACGTGCGCGGGCGGATCGACGTGCTGATCGCCCTGGACCGGTCCGACTCGATGCGGGGGCCGGGCTCCGACGGCACGCGCCTGGAGACGGCGCGGGCCCGGGCCCACGGCCTCCTCGACCTGCTCGGACCCCAGGACTCCGTGGGGCTGTGGGCCTTCCCCGAACCCGGGACGGGCACCGATGTCACCGGTCAGGAGCACCTGCTGCCACTCCAACCGCGCGCCACGGCGGATCGGATCGACCAGGCGCGGTCGTACGTGGACGGTCTGACCGCCGACTACGAGGCGACGCCGCTGACCGACGCGGTCCGCGACGGCGCCGCCGAGTTCGAGACCTGCCTGGACCGTCCCAGCGGCCCCGGCGCCTGCGTCGTGGTCGTGTTCACCGACGGTGTCGCCCTCCCCGGGCCCCGTGAGGGCGCCGCCCCGGCCGACGTGGCCGACGTACTGGACGGCCTGGGCGAACACGTGCTCGTCCACGTGGTCTCCGTGGGAACCGAGGGGTGCGGAGGGGACGGTGTGCTCGGCCGGCTGGCGGACGCGGGCGCACGGTGCCACCCGCCCTCCTCCGCCGAGTCCGACCAGCTCCTGTACACGATCGTGGCCGAAGCCCGGAGAGTGGCCGAGTGA
- a CDS encoding four-carbon acid sugar kinase family protein, which produces MARILVLADDLTGANATGARFAHGGMRVASVDAAHAAEAAEVYDVVVANLDSRHLAAAEAADLVGSVVQGLWPADLVVKRTDTTLRGNVGAEVEAAWRAVRERVPARRRVRVLFAPAHPASGRITADGVQLLDGVPLERTQLALDPLNPMTTSVVADILAEQTSLAVRHVTIGEVTGRGLADALAAGDEPVVVCDAVTEEHLADLARAAAEVHRRDGTVWVAADPGPCGAMLARALGLRGRAPDPGPLLAVVGSATELSRRQLDVVAQDPAVRFVDVDPLRCVDDPAYRADTALALARALSEHRFPGAVVVRTCASARDVVRIPADRRRALPGRLADLVVEAAAASAPSALFTSGGDVTSAVLTALGVRALDVGGELVPLAVYGRLDGSPLDGAPIITKGGLVGDDGTLAHCLARLREAVHDSRRAVTTRVPH; this is translated from the coding sequence ATGGCACGGATCCTCGTCCTGGCCGACGACCTGACCGGCGCGAACGCCACCGGCGCGCGCTTCGCCCACGGCGGCATGCGCGTGGCCTCGGTCGACGCCGCCCACGCCGCGGAGGCCGCCGAGGTCTACGACGTGGTCGTGGCCAACCTCGACAGCCGCCACCTGGCCGCCGCCGAGGCCGCCGACCTCGTGGGCTCCGTGGTCCAGGGGCTGTGGCCGGCCGACCTCGTGGTCAAGCGCACCGACACCACGCTGCGCGGCAACGTGGGCGCCGAGGTGGAGGCCGCCTGGCGTGCGGTGCGCGAGCGGGTCCCGGCCAGGCGAAGGGTCCGTGTCCTGTTCGCCCCCGCCCACCCCGCCTCCGGGCGCATCACCGCCGACGGCGTCCAACTGCTCGACGGCGTCCCGCTGGAGCGCACCCAGCTCGCCCTGGACCCGCTCAACCCGATGACCACCAGCGTGGTCGCCGACATCCTCGCCGAGCAGACCTCCCTGGCGGTGCGGCACGTGACGATCGGCGAGGTCACCGGGCGCGGCCTGGCCGACGCCCTCGCCGCCGGAGACGAACCGGTCGTGGTGTGCGACGCGGTCACCGAGGAGCACCTGGCCGACCTCGCCCGCGCCGCCGCCGAGGTCCACCGCCGGGACGGCACCGTGTGGGTCGCCGCCGACCCCGGCCCGTGCGGGGCGATGCTCGCCCGCGCACTGGGCCTGCGCGGTCGGGCACCGGACCCCGGCCCGCTGCTGGCCGTCGTGGGCAGCGCCACCGAGCTCTCCCGGCGCCAGCTCGACGTCGTCGCCCAGGACCCCGCCGTGCGTTTCGTCGACGTCGACCCCCTGCGGTGCGTCGACGATCCCGCCTACCGCGCCGACACCGCGCTGGCCCTGGCCCGCGCGCTGTCCGAGCACCGCTTCCCCGGGGCGGTGGTCGTGCGCACGTGCGCCTCGGCGCGCGACGTCGTGCGCATCCCCGCGGACCGGCGCCGCGCCCTGCCCGGACGGCTCGCGGACCTGGTCGTCGAGGCCGCGGCCGCGAGCGCGCCCAGTGCCCTGTTCACCAGCGGGGGCGACGTCACCTCCGCGGTCCTGACCGCCCTGGGCGTGCGCGCCCTGGACGTGGGCGGCGAACTCGTCCCGCTGGCCGTCTACGGCCGGCTCGACGGCAGCCCCCTGGACGGCGCCCCGATCATCACCAAGGGCGGGCTCGTCGGCGACGACGGCACGCTCGCCCACTGCCTCGCGCGCCTGCGTGAGGCGGTCCACGACAGCCGACGCGCGGTCACCACGCGCGTTCCGCACTGA
- a CDS encoding TetR/AcrR family transcriptional regulator gives MPGQRSDARRNYTHILAVAEAEVAAQGAQASLEQIARVAGVGSATVRRHFPTRKALLEAVFKKRVHALCDRAHTLCGEHDSRSALVEWLRELLDYSIAARGLADVLSYQPLQDEATPDSCAAAIGAAGALLLRRAIDDQAVRADITIDDLLTVIVGIALATENHTDPAMQADRAFRLTVAGLGANGT, from the coding sequence ATGCCCGGCCAGCGCTCGGACGCCCGCCGCAACTACACGCACATCCTCGCCGTGGCCGAGGCCGAGGTGGCGGCCCAAGGAGCCCAGGCATCCCTGGAGCAGATCGCCCGCGTCGCAGGCGTCGGATCAGCCACCGTGCGGCGCCACTTCCCCACCCGCAAAGCCCTGCTCGAAGCCGTCTTCAAGAAGCGCGTCCATGCTCTGTGCGATCGCGCTCATACGCTCTGCGGCGAGCACGACAGCCGCTCCGCGCTGGTGGAATGGCTGCGCGAGCTGCTCGACTACTCCATCGCCGCACGCGGTCTGGCAGACGTCCTCTCCTACCAGCCACTGCAGGACGAGGCCACCCCGGACTCCTGTGCGGCAGCCATCGGTGCGGCCGGCGCCCTGCTGCTGCGCAGGGCCATCGACGACCAGGCTGTCCGGGCGGACATCACCATCGACGATCTACTCACAGTGATCGTCGGAATCGCCCTGGCCACCGAGAATCACACCGACCCGGCGATGCAGGCGGACCGCGCCTTCCGGCTCACGGTCGCAGGGCTCGGGGCCAACGGCACCTGA
- a CDS encoding sensor histidine kinase yields the protein MSESPLVGARKFEAYVRWSTYGVVTIPVVTLFGSVLTAERTAGVDPADPAAALGFVLALALTVGNVVVVNWSIDTVVGRARRPPLAVIAVWVPALAAFAVVVPVIPLPAMGVTLAAALASAAASFVPALGARPALGLNAAVLVMALLLTGFSDLPVLVTGAIVISGVLWACWSSAWMLRVLRELQTAHETRAALALANERLRISRDLHDVFGRTLATIAVKSSLASELVLRGRGARAAQEITEVRRLAEEAGTEVRQVVRGELHTSWDDEVSGARSLLASAGIRCTVVGDPVPEECAQALAWVVREGVTNVLRHSAAARVTLASAHEEGHVLLTIANDGAGTTDPARTGGGEGAVATATGGTGLRAMSERVHALGGHVTTRRDGDWFLLDATVPLQEEGPA from the coding sequence ATGAGCGAGTCACCGCTGGTCGGCGCACGCAAGTTCGAGGCCTACGTACGCTGGTCCACCTACGGCGTCGTCACGATTCCGGTCGTCACCCTGTTCGGCTCCGTGCTGACGGCCGAGCGGACCGCCGGCGTGGACCCCGCGGACCCGGCGGCCGCGCTCGGGTTCGTCCTCGCGCTCGCCCTGACCGTCGGAAACGTCGTGGTCGTCAACTGGAGCATCGACACCGTCGTCGGCCGCGCACGTCGCCCGCCCCTCGCCGTGATCGCGGTGTGGGTGCCGGCCCTGGCGGCGTTCGCCGTCGTGGTGCCCGTGATCCCCCTGCCCGCGATGGGGGTGACGCTCGCGGCGGCGCTCGCCTCGGCCGCCGCGAGCTTCGTTCCCGCCCTCGGTGCACGCCCGGCGCTCGGCCTCAACGCGGCGGTCCTGGTCATGGCCCTGCTGCTCACGGGGTTCTCGGACCTCCCGGTGCTGGTGACCGGCGCGATCGTGATCAGCGGCGTCCTGTGGGCCTGCTGGTCGAGCGCGTGGATGCTGCGGGTGTTGCGCGAGCTCCAGACGGCACACGAGACCCGTGCCGCACTGGCGCTCGCGAACGAGCGCCTGCGTATCTCGCGCGACCTGCACGACGTGTTCGGCCGGACCCTGGCGACGATCGCGGTCAAGAGTTCCCTGGCCTCAGAGCTCGTCCTGCGCGGCCGCGGCGCGCGGGCCGCGCAGGAGATCACCGAGGTCCGGCGACTCGCCGAGGAGGCAGGAACCGAGGTCCGCCAGGTCGTGCGCGGTGAACTCCACACGAGCTGGGACGACGAGGTGTCGGGCGCGCGATCGCTGCTGGCCTCCGCCGGCATCCGCTGCACGGTGGTCGGCGACCCCGTGCCCGAGGAGTGCGCGCAGGCCCTCGCGTGGGTCGTGCGCGAGGGCGTCACGAACGTGCTGCGCCACTCGGCGGCGGCGCGGGTCACGCTCGCGAGCGCGCACGAGGAGGGACACGTACTCCTCACCATCGCCAACGACGGGGCCGGGACCACCGACCCCGCGCGGACCGGCGGGGGTGAGGGCGCCGTCGCGACCGCCACCGGGGGTACCGGGCTCCGCGCGATGTCCGAGCGTGTGCACGCGCTCGGCGGGCACGTCACCACCCGCCGTGACGGAGACTGGTTCCTGCTCGACGCCACCGTCCCGCTCCAGGAGGAAGGCCCCGCATGA
- a CDS encoding NmrA family NAD(P)-binding protein: MTTAAPPVLVAGATGRQGGATARALFAQGTPVRALVRDPGTPRARAVEELGAGLFVGDLTEPVTLEAAMDGVRAVFSVQMPAYTEQGFDFAGEVSQANNLMTTARAAGVEQFVQSSTSGVGQHVEAPGWAEGRWAVMEAPLGAKAAIQDRLRELDFPYWTLLKPSFFMENFEPSMRFYFPRGVEGGLVTVVKPNTRLALVAAKDVGRAAVAALSAPAEFHRVELELASDDLTMTDIAETLSRALGVPLTAPDMTEEQARAAGMGDMGATHEFMEVVGQPARPQSARALGIDLTSFEEWAHEHLRTSA; the protein is encoded by the coding sequence ATGACCACTGCCGCACCACCGGTTCTCGTCGCCGGTGCCACTGGCCGCCAAGGCGGCGCCACCGCCCGCGCCCTGTTCGCGCAGGGAACACCGGTGCGCGCCCTGGTGCGCGACCCGGGCACGCCGCGTGCACGGGCCGTCGAAGAACTCGGTGCCGGCCTGTTCGTGGGCGATCTCACCGAACCCGTGACCCTTGAGGCTGCCATGGACGGCGTGCGGGCCGTCTTCTCCGTGCAGATGCCCGCATACACCGAGCAGGGGTTCGACTTCGCCGGCGAGGTCAGCCAGGCGAACAACCTCATGACGACCGCGCGGGCCGCCGGTGTGGAGCAGTTCGTCCAGTCCTCCACCAGCGGCGTGGGACAGCACGTCGAGGCTCCGGGCTGGGCCGAAGGACGGTGGGCGGTGATGGAAGCTCCGCTCGGCGCGAAGGCCGCGATCCAGGACCGGCTGCGCGAACTCGACTTTCCCTACTGGACGTTGCTCAAGCCGTCGTTCTTCATGGAGAACTTCGAGCCGTCCATGCGGTTCTACTTCCCCCGCGGCGTCGAAGGGGGTCTGGTCACCGTCGTCAAACCGAACACGCGCCTGGCACTCGTAGCAGCCAAGGACGTGGGCCGAGCCGCGGTGGCCGCCCTGTCCGCCCCCGCCGAGTTCCACCGCGTGGAACTGGAGCTCGCCAGCGATGACCTGACCATGACCGACATCGCCGAGACCCTCTCCCGCGCCCTGGGCGTCCCACTGACGGCCCCGGACATGACCGAGGAACAGGCGCGCGCCGCCGGTATGGGAGACATGGGTGCCACGCACGAGTTCATGGAGGTGGTGGGCCAGCCGGCCCGGCCACAGTCCGCTCGTGCGCTGGGCATCGACCTGACCAGCTTCGAAGAGTGGGCGCACGAACACCTGCGGACCTCCGCCTGA
- a CDS encoding GntP family permease, which produces MEVQLLAALLIGVGVVVAVILWTRLDAFVGLLAGALVTGAVAGVPPAELIEYITTGFGNTLAGIGIVIALGVMIGTVLERSGGADALAKAFVRMAGKGREDVAMTATGAVVSVPVFCDSGFVILHPLARSLARRYGRSLVTMSLALAGGLAVTHHLVPPTPGPLAAVGLLGADLGTTVLVGAAMAIVLIPVVVAYARYMGPRLEADVEHELVPEAVPAGSTESAGRTGGADGTGSAPRGIDEEPPDPGVSALTAALPLVLPLLLIVGNTVTAAITQGSLLADVFGFVGTPAIALLIGLVIAVYALPRRGTGRREIVGWLTAAAASAGMIVFITGAGGAFGEVLRQSGVGDALADAVSGWPVPMFLLPFAIATFVRLAQGSGTVAIITAATLSAPIVHAAGVDPALAVASACAGSFVFSYVSDSYFWVVTRFTGLSGVAAMKMWSGMTTLLWLASLPLLGVAALILG; this is translated from the coding sequence ATGGAAGTACAGCTCCTCGCCGCACTCCTGATCGGCGTCGGCGTCGTCGTCGCGGTCATCCTGTGGACCCGGCTGGACGCGTTCGTCGGACTCCTCGCCGGCGCGCTGGTCACCGGCGCGGTCGCGGGCGTGCCCCCGGCCGAACTCATCGAGTACATCACCACCGGCTTCGGCAACACCCTCGCGGGGATCGGCATCGTCATCGCCCTGGGGGTGATGATCGGCACCGTCCTGGAACGCAGCGGCGGCGCCGACGCCCTGGCCAAGGCGTTCGTGCGGATGGCCGGCAAGGGCCGCGAGGACGTCGCGATGACCGCCACCGGCGCGGTCGTGTCCGTGCCCGTCTTCTGCGACTCCGGCTTCGTCATCCTGCACCCCCTCGCCCGCTCCCTGGCGCGCCGCTACGGCCGGTCCCTGGTGACCATGAGCCTGGCGCTCGCGGGCGGTCTGGCCGTCACCCACCACCTCGTCCCGCCCACCCCCGGCCCGCTGGCCGCCGTCGGCCTCCTCGGAGCCGACCTGGGCACCACGGTCCTGGTCGGCGCGGCCATGGCGATCGTGCTCATCCCCGTCGTCGTGGCCTACGCCCGCTACATGGGCCCGCGCCTGGAGGCCGACGTCGAGCACGAGCTCGTCCCCGAGGCCGTGCCCGCCGGATCCACCGAATCCGCCGGACGCACCGGCGGAGCCGACGGCACGGGCTCCGCCCCTCGCGGCATCGACGAGGAGCCCCCGGACCCGGGCGTGAGCGCCCTGACCGCCGCCCTGCCGCTCGTGCTGCCGTTGCTGCTGATCGTCGGCAACACCGTCACCGCCGCCATCACCCAGGGGAGCCTGCTCGCCGACGTCTTCGGCTTCGTCGGCACCCCCGCCATCGCCCTGCTCATCGGCCTGGTCATCGCCGTCTACGCCCTGCCGCGCCGCGGCACCGGACGCCGCGAGATCGTCGGCTGGCTCACCGCGGCCGCCGCCTCGGCCGGCATGATCGTCTTCATCACCGGCGCCGGTGGCGCCTTCGGCGAGGTCCTGCGCCAGTCCGGTGTCGGCGACGCCCTGGCCGACGCCGTCTCGGGCTGGCCGGTGCCCATGTTCCTGCTGCCCTTCGCCATCGCCACCTTCGTCCGCCTGGCCCAGGGCTCGGGAACGGTCGCCATCATCACCGCGGCCACCCTGAGCGCGCCCATCGTGCACGCCGCGGGCGTGGACCCCGCCCTGGCCGTGGCCTCCGCCTGCGCCGGATCGTTCGTCTTCTCCTACGTCAGCGACTCCTACTTCTGGGTCGTCACGCGTTTCACCGGCCTGTCCGGCGTCGCCGCGATGAAGATGTGGAGCGGGATGACCACCCTGCTGTGGCTGGCCAGCCTGCCGCTCCTGGGCGTCGCCGCCCTGATCCTGGGATAG
- a CDS encoding CPBP family intramembrane glutamic endopeptidase, with protein sequence MNPNDDRFPPAPPSADAAEAFRAHPHTGAARTPAPTDQAAPTPRRRGPRPVPPGVEYHRVLAGDNRRIARGVLAIVLLVAGLFVFSFAASQAAVLIDARMGRTNPAAGGTDYTPLYHGLTMFALALLIPWSMLIQRWLYGVRGASLHSVLSRLRIEVFGRALLIIGPIWLVPTIILTVSMPAEQTFWSTTDLIAIFALTLLLTPLQSAGEEYGLRGLVLRVAGSWNRGPRTALVVGILVSSLLFTSLHGAGDPWINLWYFTLAVSLAVITWRTGGIETAVVIHALLNTLTFLFAIALHTDLGVAATDRSAGTGSAALLVPSVIVAAIAAVVWLRSHRTGPALTPSDPHAVRV encoded by the coding sequence ATGAACCCCAACGACGACCGTTTCCCTCCGGCCCCGCCATCCGCCGACGCGGCCGAGGCGTTCCGCGCGCACCCGCACACGGGAGCGGCACGGACTCCCGCACCCACCGACCAGGCCGCGCCGACCCCGCGTCGGCGCGGACCGCGGCCGGTCCCGCCCGGCGTGGAGTACCACCGTGTCCTCGCCGGAGACAACCGCCGTATCGCACGCGGCGTCCTCGCCATCGTGCTCCTGGTCGCGGGCCTGTTCGTCTTCAGCTTCGCCGCCTCCCAAGCCGCCGTGCTCATCGACGCCCGGATGGGCAGGACCAACCCGGCCGCGGGCGGCACCGACTACACGCCGCTGTACCACGGCCTGACCATGTTCGCGCTCGCCCTGCTCATCCCGTGGAGCATGCTCATCCAACGGTGGCTCTACGGGGTGCGGGGCGCCTCGCTGCACTCGGTGCTGTCGCGCTTGCGCATCGAGGTGTTCGGTAGGGCGCTCCTGATCATCGGTCCCATCTGGCTGGTGCCCACGATCATCCTGACCGTCTCGATGCCCGCCGAGCAGACCTTCTGGTCGACCACCGACCTGATCGCGATCTTCGCCTTGACCCTCCTGCTGACCCCGCTGCAGTCGGCCGGTGAGGAGTACGGCCTGCGCGGACTCGTCCTGCGGGTCGCCGGGAGCTGGAACCGCGGTCCGCGCACCGCGCTGGTCGTCGGTATCCTCGTCTCCAGCCTGTTGTTCACGAGCCTCCACGGCGCGGGTGATCCCTGGATCAACCTCTGGTACTTCACGCTCGCCGTCAGCCTGGCCGTCATCACCTGGCGCACCGGCGGCATCGAGACTGCGGTCGTCATCCACGCGCTGCTCAACACGCTCACGTTCCTCTTCGCCATCGCCCTGCACACCGACCTGGGTGTCGCCGCCACGGACCGGTCGGCGGGCACCGGTTCGGCCGCGCTGCTCGTACCCAGCGTCATCGTCGCCGCGATCGCGGCGGTGGTATGGCTGCGCTCGCACAGGACGGGGCCGGCCCTGACCCCCTCGGACCCACACGCCGTGCGGGTCTGA